A window of Deltaproteobacteria bacterium genomic DNA:
TGCCGGCCCGTCTCGCCCCCATCGAAGCCCTCGCTGAGCACCTTGTCGTCGGAGAAGCCAAACTCTGCCTTGTGGCAGGAGGCGCAGGCGATGGTGCCGTTGGCGCTGAGGTTCGTGTCGTAGAACAAGTGGCGGCCAAGGTTTGCCCCATCGTTGGTGATGGGGTTGTCTTCGGGCGTGTTGTCCATGTCCAGGACAGAGGGACCACCCATTCCGCCTGTGGCAGCGACGCCAAAGTGTGCCGGAAACTCCACGTCTTCGTAATTGAAGCCGGTCGAGCTGCCCGTGTCATCGACGGTGTCGCCATCCGAAGTCGGCTTGTCTGTGTTGCATCCAGCCAGCAAGGCTGTCGCAAGGAATAGGCGTAAAGCGTTGTTCTTCATGAGTTCTCCATAAAACTAGGGGATTGGAGCGGGAAGGCGCACCACTGAACCGGCACCAATGAGGGCATCTTCCACGTGGCCAGAGATCTGGCGCTCCGCGTCGACGACGTGAATGTGAAGCCGGACGCCGCCGTGGGTGATGACGCCCGCGTGTTGGGTTGAATAAAAGCCGATGAGGATCGGCGAGCCGTCGACCAGGGTGCCTTTCACGGCGGCATTCTCATGGTCCTCATGGCTGGCTTGGCCTTCTGGCAAGCGGGAGCCGTCGATGACGTGCCAATCAACGCGCTTGATAGCGCCTTCAATCTTGAGCGGGAGGGCCCCGGTGTCTGGCCAGTGAGCGGTCTCGAGGATGTCGGCGATGACCTCTGCGAGGTCGTCGTAGGGGGTGTCTTGCTCCAGGGTGAAGCTCACCCACTCGGGGACCTCACTGATCACAAGCAGGGCCGCCTCTTCCTCAGGGCCGCTTTCCTGAACGACGCTGATGGCATCTTCGCCCTCTGGGTAGCCGAGCCAGCTCTCGCCACCCAGGATGGTGATCTCTCCGCGCAAGCCCGAGATGGCGCCGAGCCCTACTGTCTGTGGGCTGTCTCCGTGCTCGGCGAGGCTGGCTGTCGCGCTGAGGTCACCGAGGGCGAAGATCTGTTGCAAGGAGCCAAAGACCTCGACCTCGGGGCTGCCGACGAGGCTTTCCGGCGCTGAGTCTGTGTCGAGAGGACTCGTCGCTGCGGTCTCAGATGCCCCACAGCCCCAAGTGAAAAGCAAGATGGCGATCACTGAGATTTGTTTCACGGCGAGTTCCCCTCATGTCTTTGTTGGATGGCGAGCGTGAGCTCCTGGACGGCCTGTATGACACCTTCACGACTCGCTTCCGGGAGGTTGCTTAGCACCGCTCCGAACAGCTCTTGGCTCGTGCGATTCACATTGGCCGCGGTCTGGCGACCTTGCTCGGTGAGGTGGATGCGCTTTGCGCGTTTGTCGGCCGGGCAGGTCTCGAGCTGTACGAGGTGTCGGCTCTTCAGTTGCCGCAACAGCCGAGTGACCGTGCTCTTGTTGAGCTGCAGGTGGTCCGCCAGGACCTGCTGGGACGGGGGGGCTTCTTCAGGTGGTTGGGCCCTGAGAAACATGAGGGCGTGGGCCTGCGCCACCGAGAGAGGATGGCCGCAGGGGGTCCGCCGCACATCCAGCAGTCCGAGGTGACGGACGAACAGCTGGACCGTCCTCCTCAGTTCTTCAGTTTGGCTTTCTGCCTTCATGGTGTGAGGTATAGCAACAGATAGTTGCGGGCGCAACTAATGTCTGATAGCTTCGCCCACCATGATGAAGAACTACAAGACAACACTCCCCCTCCTGCTGATCCTGCTACTTGGGGCCAGCTGCACGAAGACCGCCACGCAGGTCCGCTCCCCAGCACCGGCGCAGCCGGTCGCGCTTTCAACGCCCGAGCCATTCACTACGGCTGTGACCGTCCACGGTGCCCTGCGAGAGATCATGCACATGGGGCGCACCGACCGTCGGGTCGACCTGGCGCCGATGATTGGCCGGGCGGGCCTCTACGGCCTTGGCGCGCTGGAGGGTCTTGGCGGCGAGGTGACCATCTGGGATGGGCAGCTTTGGTTATCGACACCCGACGGCCAAGGCGGCGCGGTCGCGGGGCGGCATCAGGGCACAACCTCGGGGGCGACACTGCTGGTCAGCGCCGAGGTCGATCGGTGGCAGGAGCGACCCATCAGTCAAGCCGTGCCCTTCGACCAGCTTGACGCATTCATCGAACGGGAAGCCCGGGCGGCGGGTGTCAATGTGGCCGAGGCCTTTCCGTTCCGCATCGAAGGTTCGCCAACCCGCCTCGACTGGCACGTCATCGACGGCAGCAAGATTCCGCCCGACGCCCACGGCCATGAGGCGCACATTCGCACAGCGGTGCGTGGGTCACTGACCGGAGCGCCCGCGAAGATCCTTGGCTTCTACTCGCCCAAGCACCACGCGATCTTCACCCACCATGACACGAATACGCACGCTCATGTGATCGTTGCGACACCTGCCATTTCCGGACACGTCGACCATGTGGATATCAGTGTGGGGTCGAAGCTCTTCTTGCCGGCAAGATAGCTGGTCACGAATCCCCAAGGCGACCAGTCTTTGGCGCTGAAGTTAACACCCCCCTGTTAACTTCGTGCGAGCGTCTCTCCCCAGCGGCGGGTCTGGAGAGCGCTGGGAGAGTCGAATTCAGGCTGGATCTGGCGCGACGGGACGTTCTCTCGCAGCCGTACTCGCACCGAAAGCCAGCCAGCAACCCATTGATTCCGCAGTGTTGCGGCGCCCACCCGAGGCCCGTTAAACGAAGAAGCCCCGCCATGCGGCGAGGCTTTCATCTGGCTGCCCGGATGGGTGGTTCTGCGAACGCACTCTCTTGCGTCTCTTGCAAGAGAACCTGAGCGTTTTCAGTGACATTGCAAGAGACCACAGCGCGCAAGTGATCTCGGATTCTGCGGTTCCGAAGATCATCCCTTGACCCTGTACCCTACTAAAGAGTTTATAGTTTTTGGTATGGAGTCGAGCATGACCAAGACCACCATCGGAAAGGTAGCCAGGGCGGCCGGCATCGGCGTCGAGACCGTGCGCTTCTACGAGCGTCAGGGGCTGATCCCCGAGCCGCCGCGCAGCGACTCCGGCTACCGCCTCTACCTAGTCACTCACTCAAGAATGCCAGTGATTTATCGGTTATAGGTGAAAGTTACAGCTTGAGCCTTGAGCTGAATCAGAATGCATTCGCATTTTTGGATCTTGGCACAGCATGGCTTGAGTCGGGAGAATTTTTCGTCGGGCAGGGAAGTGGCTTTGGGGTCTTCACATTCAGTGGTTATAAGTATGTTCCAAATCAGCCAGCAGTGGCTGTGGACGGCATCAATGAAAGCTGTTTGTTTCCAAAGACTGTCAGTGGCTTTGATTGGAAGAGCTCTCTTAATGTGAATGATTCGGGTATCACAGAAGGCGATGCCTTCGACTTTGAATTTGGTTGTACCGAATAAACCAGAGAGATTAATTTGCTGAGGGTTTGCGTGTGATGATTAAGTCTTTCACCCGCATCACCCCTTTGGCTGATGCTGAAATTTCTACCAGGAATTCATCGGGGCGAAGCTCTCCCATT
This region includes:
- a CDS encoding MarR family transcriptional regulator; protein product: MKAESQTEELRRTVQLFVRHLGLLDVRRTPCGHPLSVAQAHALMFLRAQPPEEAPPSQQVLADHLQLNKSTVTRLLRQLKSRHLVQLETCPADKRAKRIHLTEQGRQTAANVNRTSQELFGAVLSNLPEASREGVIQAVQELTLAIQQRHEGNSP